A portion of the Chelmon rostratus isolate fCheRos1 chromosome 15, fCheRos1.pri, whole genome shotgun sequence genome contains these proteins:
- the mrps26 gene encoding 28S ribosomal protein S26, mitochondrial, with translation MFQVIGGRGVQAARLFAPRTAVLVEAVRGRKSRTDPVAKSKEGRIKVPAPVDPVEMVVLKERYTEYRLITRALRLEFKEEMLRKKYEEETGSLAEERARQEMEEHRALMAWNDQENLRLLKLRILRIQKEKEEAERRQVEAAIQRQREQEELVKEKEREILQLQEDAKNFITLENMDQRIEEALDNPKNYNFAIDKQGRVVKQTMLQ, from the exons ATGTTCCAGGTAATCGGCGGAAGGGGCGTGCAGGCGGCCCGGCTCTTCGCACCCAGGACGGCCGTGCTCGTGGAGGCCGTCCGGGGCAGAAAGTCGCGCACCGACCCGGTAGCCAAGTCCAAAGAGGGGCGAATCAAAGTGCCTGCCCCGGTCGATCCGGTGGAGATGGTCGTCCTCAAGGAGAGATACACGGAGTACCGGCTGATCACGAGGGCGCTTCG CCTGGAGTTCAAGGAGGAGATGCTTCGAAAGAAGTACGAGGAGGAGACGGGCTCCCTGGCGGAGGAGAGGGCGAggcaggagatggaggagcaCCGCGCCCTCATGGCCTGGAACGACCAGGAGAACCTCCGCTTGCTCAAACTCAG GATACTGAGGATccagaaggaaaaggaggaagccGAGCGCAGGCAGGTAGAAGCTGCCATTCAGCGTCAACGAGAACAGGAGGAACTggtcaaagaaaaagagagggaaattCTGCAGTTGCAG GAGGATGCAAAGAACTTCATCACGCTGGAGAACATGGATCAACGTATAGAAGAAGCTCTGGACAATCCAAAGAATTATAACTTTGCCATTGACAAACAAGGGAGAGTTGTTAAACAGACAATGCTGCAGTGA